Part of the Candidatus Thermodiscus eudorianus genome is shown below.
TATCGGTGGCCACCTCCCAGCTTATGACCCATGCATCCTTATGGTGAGCCCCAATCGGGCTGGTACCATATGCTAGGGCCATGCCAGGCGCGGCATGGCAGTCGTAGGCGCTGACTTCTAGCCCCTTCACGTGTATCGCGAAGTCGCAGCCACCCTTCTCCTTACAGGCTCCTGCGACTCCCTTGGCGAGGAGCTCGCCCAGGCTCCCCCTCCTATGCACTATATCGTCAATGAGTGCCTTGTAGGCTTCATAGTCACCCCACTCTAGCTTCTCCTCTATCAGCTTGTTCTCGCTCGCCTCAGTGGCCCAGGCTAGGACTGATCCCAGGCTTATAGTGTCTATTCCCGCCAGGTCTGCTAGCCTGTTCAATACGGCGACCTTGGATAGATCGTCTATGCCTATGTTTGAACCTAGCATAGCCACGTTTTCATAGTCCAGCTCGCTCGGATAGCCTTCAGCATCCTTCACCACGTTACCACATACCATGTTACAGTACGGGCATCCCCTCTGGTCTATCTTCATCTCCTCCATGGTATAGCCGTTTATCCCCTTGTAACCATCAAATACACCCTCGCTGAAGTTATAGGTCGGTAGCACGCTGGCCTCCTGGGCCCAGTCCACGGTCATCATGGTACCCTGCCGCATCCAGAAGTCGTACGCCCTGGACTTCTTGACGTCTATATAGGCCTTGGCGCCCTCACTCCTAACCCTCTTAGGATCGTGGAGCTCCACCTTCTTCGTACCCTTTACAACGACAGCCTTCAGCTTCTTGAAGCCCATGACAGCCCCCATACCGGGCCTACCAGCGCTTCTACCCTCCTGGCTAATGACCGTGGCATACCTGACGAGGTTCTCGCCAGCTGGGCCGATCTCCAGCATGCCGACGTTCTTACCGTAACGCTCCTTAAGCTTCTTCTCGGTGTCCCAGGTGTTTAACCCCCATAGATCCTCTGCGTCGTCAAACACGACGTTGTCGTCCTCGATATAGACGACCGTGGGCTTAGCCGCGGCCCCCTCAAACACGATCGCATCCCATCCAGCCTGCCTCATGTGGACTCCAGCCCAGCTGCCAATGTTTCCATCGCCATAGCCCCCGGTTAACGGGCTCTTAGCGGCGACGATCATCTTACCACTACTCGGCAGGGGCAAGCCAGTGAGCGGGCCCACGGCTAGAATCAACAGGTTATCGGGCGAGAGCGGGTCCACGCCCGGTTTCAAGTGCTCCCACAGGATCCTGGCCGCGAGGCCCCTGCCACCGAGATAGTCTATAGCCCACTCAGCCGGGTACTCGACCTTCTTGGCCTCCCTCCTCGACAGGTCTATCCAGAGTAGCCTACCCCACCATCCCTTAGGCAATAGACACCCCTCCGGTACACGATATAATAGCTGACGCCATCTATAATGGGTGGCTGTACGAGTATTAAAGGGTGAAATAATATGGGCTTAGAGGGACCCCAAAGTACTCTAGGGGTAAATCCTCTCCCCTAGCCTCTGATAGCTATTATCATAGATCTCCTCTACTCTAAACACGATCGCTGGATACCAGGGGTGGTGCCTCTCCCCCTCTGGGGCGACGTGTACCAGGTCGTGGAGGAGGTTAGCGTACTCGTATAGGGGTCCCTCCTCTATTATCTCTGCCCTCGTCCTCAACTCGAAAGCCCCGCGGTCCGGCGGGATGAGGATCGATATGGTTGCCTTCCCCGTCTCCATGATGTTACGGTAAGTGTGGCCCTTACTCATTAGATGCGACACTAGGACCAGTGGGTTACTCCTCTCAATATTGTAGACGTACTCCAACAGAAACCTTGCAGCAGCTCCCATAGCCCTCCATCCACCACCATACATACTCTCTATTATACTCTTCATCTTCGAGATAGCCTCATCCATATACTCGTCCTTCACTGTAAAGGAGACCATAAACGGCGCAGCGTTAACCCCAGCGGGCCCACAGGTAGCTACAGTAGGCGCTAATAGCAGCGAGTTTTTATAGATAAGATCCCCTATCTCGTCCATTCCCTTAGCCTTCAATAGGGCCTCTACGATGCGCCGGCGCTCCAGGAAATACATCTCTATATACTTCCTAGGTGGTTCACCCAAGGCCAAAACCCTCGCACGATCCCATATGAGGGTGTTCGTCTCCGAGCTTTAATGCATACGTAAATAGATAACCGTCTCCAGGACCATCCAATACGGAGAGGGTAAGGACTATGAGGGTCATTGTAAAGTACTTCGGATACCTCTCCGACTATGCAGGAGGCCGAGAGCAAGTAGTTAACGCCGCTGAGGGGTCGAGGATAAGGGATGTAATCAAGCTCCCTCCAGATGTCAGCATCGAGGACCTAGTGATACTGAGGAATGGGAGGCCCGCGAAGCCCGACGAGGAAGTACAGGACGGAGATACAATATCCGTTCTACCACACATAAGCGGGGGCCAGCCCAGCTAGCAAAGACGGCTCCACGGCCCACCTCTAACTATGCCTAGCTCCCTGGCCTTTGCCAGCACTTTCCTTCGGGACCCCGGGGCGACTGGCACTGGTAGGCCCTCAAGGCTCCTGGCGGAGTGAACTCCGGTAACCACGACCCTGTCGAGGAACTCATGTCTATAGAGGCTCCTGCAGGGTATCATCACGGTCAAGGGATAGCTCCCAGTCTGCCTCGCATAGCAGTAACCTGCACCACTACACTCCTCGACCCAAAGACCCCGGAGCAACGTGCCCCGCGGCGCAATCCTCCTAAGCATCTCCCTGTCGAAGAAGCTCCTAACCCAGTGTACGAAGCTCCTGGCATGTTTCTCGCGTCTCCCCCGTATGCCATGCTTCATCCTGGACACGCGTGTTGACGGGAGTGGTAGGAGGCGCCGTATGTTGACTCTCCTCACGAGCAGGTTCCTCCGGAGGAGTTCCTCTAGGAAGAGGCGGTTGAGCCTGTAGGTTTCGCTAGTCTCGCCGGGCAGGCCCAGTATGAAGTTTATCCCGGGCAGTAGGTGCGGTAGCCCCGAGGGACCCCTGCGTTGGCCGATCTTGTTAACCAGTTCTATGGCGTATAGGGCCTCCTCGGGAGTCGTATTCAGATTGTTAGCCTCGGCGACGCGGGGATCCGCTGTCTCGACGCCCATGGCAGCGACGTCCCCGTCGGTGTGGTACTCTACTATGATCTTCAACGCCTCCAGGCTCTCCTCGGGGTGGCGGGCTATAGTCCCCGGGTTAACGTTATCTATGTGTAATACCTCAAGCCCCGGGGACACTGTCCTTATGCCGTGGAAGATCCTCCTCAGGGCTTCCGGGTTAGGCTTCGGCCACTCTGCACCAGCCAGCTCCTCCGAGCCGTAGACGAGTATGTCGGCCTGCCTCCCCAGCCGGAAGGCACGTACGCCCCATCTATAGAGGGCCTCGACCTCGTTCACTATATCCCTAGGGTCCCTCTGGATAGGCCTACCCCTCAACGGCTCAACGCAGAAGCTGCAGCCTCCGCTGACCCACCTGGCACAGCCCCTGTAGGTTTCGATCTCCGCTATGAGGCCCCATCCGAGCCTTGGGTGCTGCCGCACTATCCGGGAGCCTAGCCTAGCAGCCTCCTCGTAGAGTCTATAGTCCCTGCGCAGGCGGTACGGGTTGGCCTTCTCTGGCCCGTGGCGGGCTAGGTCGTAGAAGTACTCCTCTAAGTCACCCCTAACCAGTATATCGAAGCCCGAATCCGTGAAATACCGTGGAGGATAGGCTGGCTTACCTCCCTCGAAGCCCATGCCCCACCTCGCCGCCGGGCCCACTAGGATCTTTAGGGGTCCCTCTATAGACCTAGCCCATCGAGCTAGTTCCACGGGCCTCGCCGGGGTCCCTCCGATATATTTGCCCGGCACTACCACGCCTGCTATGAAAACGACTATGTCGTATCCATGCATCCTCCTAGCTAGCAGGTCTTCATTCCTCCTGAACTGGTCTACAGTTATGTAATCGACCCTAGCAGTCTTGTCCACCAGCCATATACTACCGGCTATGAGCCTCGGATATACGTCTACGTAGGGAGGGACCCCCAGCCCTCCGGGCTCATCATTATATCCATCTACTATGGCTACCCTCAAACCCCGCGTACCCGCCTATCGCACACACCGTGCCTAGACTTGTTTATATCAGACTCCATATGGATGTCGATGAGGGCCCCCAGGGTTAACACTATATAACCGTGCCATGAGAACAGTTCTCTATGGGTGGGCCCGGGAGGCCCCGTGGCTTCTCGCGGGGATTGCCGTGACCGGGCCTCTCCCGGCCTAGATACTCCTAGTTTAGCGTTTACCGGTGAGACCATGGACTGTTGGCTTGTAACCGTGTTGAGAGGACTAGTATGGGGTGGCTAGTGATTTCCTAGAAAAATCGCGTTTTGTTGCCTCCCCTAGTGTCTTTCCTGGATAGGGATTTAGGGGCGTTAGGCTTCCTTGGCGATGCAGATGTCGATGCTGCTGACTCTCCTGGTCCTCTGCTGGCCGGTGTTGGGGTCGGTCACTGTTATCTCGTGGCTGCCGATCTCGCAGGCCTCTACTTTGACGTTCTTGGCGAACCTGTTCCTCACTATCTCGACGGCGTCTACGGCCTTGTTGATGTTGCGGCCCCTTGCCTTGACTACCACCTTGTCGACGCCCTGCTCCATGAGGGTCGTCAGGATGGCCAGTACGTAGTTCATTACGGGCTTCCTACCGATCCTTACCTCAGGTGCTCCCTCACATACCATCTGTGTCCACCTCTTTGTCCTTCTGCCCTAGTATTCTGTGGGCTGTTTCAAGGTGAAGAAAAGCCTCATATAAAAATGTAACTCCGGCGCCAGAGACCAATGCAGGGATGAAACCATGGCCCTGGTAGTAATAGAACACATGGAGGAACACCCGACCAGGTGGCTGATAGCCGAGTATGCCGTAGCCAGGGACGAGGCCGTTGAAGCCGGGCTGGACCTGGTCGTGACAGGGGTAAGAGACCCGGTAGTGCAAGCGCTACTGGACGCGGAGGGCATCAGGTGGAGATGGGAGCACAGCTGGGAGCTGTACGATAACCCTAAGAGTATCGTTCTAGACCTATGGGCCGGGAGAGACCTGCAGCCCTGGGAGGCAGCCGCTGCGGAAGCCTTCATAGTAGGAGGGATAATGGGGGACTACCCGCCCCGTATGCGGGGAATCCTCCTCTCGACGATGTTCGACTGGGCGGCCAAGAGGAGGCTAGGAGCCAGTCAGATGAGTATACACACCGCGGTGTGGGCGGCCCTCCAGGTTAGGAATGGAGTAGGCGTGGACCGCCTCAACCTCTGCGAGAAGGGAGAGTTCACCCTAGAGACGCCCCTCTACCAGATGACCATAACACTACCCTTCTCCTATCCATGCAGCGAGGATGGCAAGCCCATTATTCCGGGCAGGATAAGGGCTCTCCTAGCCCGTGGAGTCCTCTGGGACGAAGAGACAATCCACTTCAGAGCTCGCTGATCCCCTCCGGAGCCTCCCGGGGCGACGTTAGTGTAGCCGCCTCCTTCTCAAGCTCTAGCTTGAAGCCCTCATCGATGTATGGAGCTATTATATAGATCTTCTTCTCCTGGTACTCCTCCTCGCTAATCATCTCGCTGTCGAAGCTGATGAGGACTATTGGTATGGTCGCGTAAGCCTTGCCGCCAGACCTAGAGAGGGGGACTCCCATGTCTCTGAGCCTATCGTAGAGATCCGGGTTTATAGGCAGCTTGATCTCGACCTCCCTGAAGTCCCTGGCGATGACGAAGTCACTGGCCGCGGGCTGCCACTCCTCCAGCGCCTGTCGGGCCTCCTCCTTGACTACCTTGTAGAGGTCTCCCTCGACGACGCTGGATTCAACGACTTTACCGTACTCCGCCCTGATAACTATCGTCTCCATCAGATTATCCACCCAAGCCTCCAGTCGGGAATCCGCGTTTAAGATTCCAGGTAATAACCCTTGATAACAGACTCTGGCAAGGGTGCAGGTATGTGGCGAGGAGCCGAGGGCCCGACGCGTGGCCGGTGAGAGGAGAGACCTACTGGTGCCAAGAGCTGAACATACCCATGGTAGGCCGGGAGTGCCCCGATGGCGGTAGAGGCCAGTTTGTAAACGTGACGGATCCAGGAGACGTGAGGCCTGCTTTCAGCTACGACTTGAAGCGGCTTGAAGACGGGTACAGGTTCGAGACGGGATCCCTCAACGGCTTCGACATGCTCAGGGGATACAGCGTAGTGGTCTTCAACAAGGTGCCCTTCATGGACCTAATGTACGAGGTAGTGGCCGACGGCAGGATAATAGGAAGGCTCTACTGGGACCCTCAAGTAGAGCATTGGAGGTTCCGCTTCTCCTATCCAGGCATAGCCCGCGTATGGCACCTCGAACCGCTACCCAGGATCAAGGTAAACGGCTCCGCGAAGACCCTGAAGAGGAAGTGGATCTATGAGAACACCCTGGGCCTGCCCCCTGGGGCACAGGTTGCATTCGAAGACGTTGAAGGCGAGCCTCTAGGCATCGGCTACGTCCACCCGGAGAGTGGTAAGGTCAAGGTCCATACCATATTCTGGAGGCGCCCTGAGCCGTACGCCTCTAAGAGGAGGTCTACGTGGAGCGACGTTATCAAAGCCAACGACTACTACCTCTACTATCACTCGGCCAGGGCGGTCAAATTCATACATGTTATGAACGAGAAGGTGAATAAACCAGTCATTGTATCCTACAGTGGGGGCAAGGATAGCCTAGCGGCGCTAAACCTGACGCTAGAGGCCGGGATAAAGCCCTACGTCCTATTCAACGACACCGGAATAGAGCTACCGGAGACCAGGGAATCCGTTGCCAGGATAGTCGAGGAGAAGGGCCTCGAACTACTGGTAGCCGACGCGGGGGACGCGTTCTGGAGGGCCGTAGAAGCCATCGGCCCGCCTGGCAAAGACTATAGGTGGTGTTGCAAGGTTACAAAGCTAGCACCACTCTCCAGGCTACTCCAGGAGAGGTTCCCAGACGGGGCCCTCAACATAGTCGGCCAGAGAGCCTATGAAAGCCTCGACAGGGCCAGGAGTCCACGCGTCTGGAGGAACAGGTGGCTGCCCCAGATACTAAACATATCGCCGATACAGTACTGGACGCAGCTACTGGTCTGGCTCTACATATGGTCCAGGAGGCTCCCCTACAACCCGCTATACGAGAGGGGCTTCGACAGGATAGGATGCTTCATGTGTCCCGCAGCCTTCACGGCAGAGTACAGGCACGTCGAGGAGACACACCCGGACCTCTGGAGGAAGTGGGAGGGCGTGCTTTGGAGATGGGCTGAGAGGATAGGGCTAGAGGGTCCCTCTGCGACGCTATGGGTCCGGAAGGGCCTGTGGAGGTGGCTCACCCCAGCGCCCCAAAAAGGGAGGCTGGCTCGGAGGATCGGCCTCAACATAGGCGACTGGAAGTCCTACTATAAGAAGTGGCTGAGGCCCTCCCTCAAATACTTCGCCTACGGCGAGGGCGCCAGGGCCGAGCTAGACGAGCCCCTCCCGGTAGAGAGTATAGAGGACCAGTACACTGTGCTGGGATCCTTCAAGGTAGAGTCCCGTAGAGAGGATGAGATAGTCCTCAAGGGACCCTCCCGGGTCAAGGTAGTCTTCACCGGAGACAGGATAGAGGTCGAGGGGGCTAAGGGGGTCCTGGCCAGGGAGCTGGCTCTCGACACCCTAAAGCTGGCGTTCCGCTGGTATGCGTGCGCAGGCTGTAAAGCGTGCGAGGCGAGCTGTCCCACGGGGGCTATAAAGGTGGTTAGGGAGGGAGACGGGTACAGGCCTATAGTCGATGAAGCAACATGCATTCACTGCAAGCTCTGCCTAGACAACTGTCCCCTAGCCGATGTGACAGTGGAGAGGATATACTCGGCCCTGGCGCTGGGCGAGCCGACCGCTTGGAGGAGGGCTGGACGCAGGAGCAGGGAAAGCGTTATACGGAGGTACCTAGAGCTTAAGGGCTACAAGATCCCGAGCAGCGATGCTAAGATGGTCGACGAGGATACCCTGACAATGCCTCCAGGCCTCGCTATGGAAGAGGAGGGTAACGGGTAGGGTAATGTGGGTGTACCCGGTTGACTACCCTATTCGACGCTGTGATCTTCCTGTCCTTCGGCTTCCTGGGGGGCTTCCTAGGCTCTGTACTAGGCGTTGGCGGTGGCTCCCTAATGACTCCACTACTACTGTTGGCCGGCTATGATATATTGACGGCCGTACCAGCGAGCTTACTCGCAATAGTCGGGACCAGCATCGGCGGCCTCTACGTTTACGAGGAGAGGAATCTGATCAACTATGAGTTCGCTATCTACGCCGAGGCAGTCACGATACCTGGGAGTATTACTGGGGTGATGATAGCCACCGCCGGGTTCGAGAGGATAATGAGGCTCACGCTGGCGGCGGTTCTGGTAGTTATAAGCATGTCCATGGCTAGGACAGCGGTTCTGAAACAAGCCGCTGCCTCTTCGAGCAGGGCTAAGAGGAGGCCTGTGATAGGGTTTACAGCCATGTACGCCGCCGGCCTAGTGTCCGCGCTAGCCGGTATAGGCGGCGGTATATTGAAGGTCCCCGTCTTGAATAGGCTACTGGGTATAGACGTCAAGGAGGCTGTGGCGACTAGCAAGCTTATGGTCGGGATAACGGGCGCGGCTAGCGCCCTCGGATACTACGCCAGTGGCTACATGAACTCGTGCCTAGCGTTATCCCTCCTGGCGGGGTCCCTGGTAGGAGGCCTTGCTGGCAGCTCGACTGGCGTGCGCTTGTCTGGTAGAGCAATTACAGTCGCGTTCTCAATATTCCTGGCGGTCATGGCAGTGGTAGTAGTGGTAAGGGGGTGACTATGCTTGGGTGGGAGATATACAGAGGCGCTGTCGAGGGCTGTGACACGCTACCTCCCCATTATAGCCTTTGCCTCATCCCTCTACGGGGCCTCCAGGATATGTGGCGTCATCGTGGTATCGGTGGCGGCCGTCCCCTACCTACTGATAGGATTGGCTTCCCTCACCCATAGTATCCCCCTGAGAGCCCGCCTGGCATCAATCTTACTCTACATAGAGGTCATACTTCTCGTCGGAGTCAAGTATGGATGGTTCTTCAACAATAAGTGAACCCAACAGTCTTCTCCGGCCTATAACGCCTGGGCCTAAAGAACCCCCCATCAGCATACCTAAACGGCTCGTCGAAATCCACCCTGACATTGACGCGATACAGCCTAACCGGGCTCCTAGCCCTATAGCCACACCTCACGCCCGGACTGCTATTTCCTCCGACTATAGCTCCATCGTATTCCATAGCTACACCCAGGTACCGAGACAGTTTTCCAGGCCCCTCAACTACTCCATCAACTGGCGAGTAGCACGATCGAAGCAACACTGCTCCTCCCCGACCAGG
Proteins encoded:
- a CDS encoding MoaD/ThiS family protein, which produces MRVIVKYFGYLSDYAGGREQVVNAAEGSRIRDVIKLPPDVSIEDLVILRNGRPAKPDEEVQDGDTISVLPHISGGQPS
- the albA gene encoding DNA-binding protein Alba codes for the protein MVCEGAPEVRIGRKPVMNYVLAILTTLMEQGVDKVVVKARGRNINKAVDAVEIVRNRFAKNVKVEACEIGSHEITVTDPNTGQQRTRRVSSIDICIAKEA
- a CDS encoding DNA-3-methyladenine glycosylase, whose amino-acid sequence is MIKGLVERECHGSRYPKEFYARRPDIVARDLLGSLIVAGSRTCIIIETEAYFGDCDPGSRASKYKGGRIRERFYGEPGRFLIYGMHGWLLTNIVSHEPGRGGAVLLRSCYSPVDGVVEGPGKLSRYLGVAMEYDGAIVGGNSSPGVRCGYRARSPVRLYRVNVRVDFDEPFRYADGGFFRPRRYRPEKTVGFTYC
- a CDS encoding aldehyde ferredoxin oxidoreductase family protein; the encoded protein is MPKGWWGRLLWIDLSRREAKKVEYPAEWAIDYLGGRGLAARILWEHLKPGVDPLSPDNLLILAVGPLTGLPLPSSGKMIVAAKSPLTGGYGDGNIGSWAGVHMRQAGWDAIVFEGAAAKPTVVYIEDDNVVFDDAEDLWGLNTWDTEKKLKERYGKNVGMLEIGPAGENLVRYATVISQEGRSAGRPGMGAVMGFKKLKAVVVKGTKKVELHDPKRVRSEGAKAYIDVKKSRAYDFWMRQGTMMTVDWAQEASVLPTYNFSEGVFDGYKGINGYTMEEMKIDQRGCPYCNMVCGNVVKDAEGYPSELDYENVAMLGSNIGIDDLSKVAVLNRLADLAGIDTISLGSVLAWATEASENKLIEEKLEWGDYEAYKALIDDIVHRRGSLGELLAKGVAGACKEKGGCDFAIHVKGLEVSAYDCHAAPGMALAYGTSPIGAHHKDAWVISWEVATDRFAYSREKAAKVIELQRIRGGLFESFVACRLPWVEVGLSLDYYPRILTAATGVSYGWDELYAVADRIYALVRALWIRELGSWSRDMDMPPVKWFKKPLTRGPLAGAKLDYDKYQELLNYYYELRGWDERGVPKKETLERLGLGFTVEVLDKIVGLN
- a CDS encoding radical SAM protein — encoded protein: MRVAIVDGYNDEPGGLGVPPYVDVYPRLIAGSIWLVDKTARVDYITVDQFRRNEDLLARRMHGYDIVVFIAGVVVPGKYIGGTPARPVELARWARSIEGPLKILVGPAARWGMGFEGGKPAYPPRYFTDSGFDILVRGDLEEYFYDLARHGPEKANPYRLRRDYRLYEEAARLGSRIVRQHPRLGWGLIAEIETYRGCARWVSGGCSFCVEPLRGRPIQRDPRDIVNEVEALYRWGVRAFRLGRQADILVYGSEELAGAEWPKPNPEALRRIFHGIRTVSPGLEVLHIDNVNPGTIARHPEESLEALKIIVEYHTDGDVAAMGVETADPRVAEANNLNTTPEEALYAIELVNKIGQRRGPSGLPHLLPGINFILGLPGETSETYRLNRLFLEELLRRNLLVRRVNIRRLLPLPSTRVSRMKHGIRGRREKHARSFVHWVRSFFDREMLRRIAPRGTLLRGLWVEECSGAGYCYARQTGSYPLTVMIPCRSLYRHEFLDRVVVTGVHSARSLEGLPVPVAPGSRRKVLAKARELGIVRGGPWSRLC
- a CDS encoding sulfite exporter TauE/SafE family protein, producing MTTLFDAVIFLSFGFLGGFLGSVLGVGGGSLMTPLLLLAGYDILTAVPASLLAIVGTSIGGLYVYEERNLINYEFAIYAEAVTIPGSITGVMIATAGFERIMRLTLAAVLVVISMSMARTAVLKQAAASSSRAKRRPVIGFTAMYAAGLVSALAGIGGGILKVPVLNRLLGIDVKEAVATSKLMVGITGAASALGYYASGYMNSCLALSLLAGSLVGGLAGSSTGVRLSGRAITVAFSIFLAVMAVVVVVRG
- a CDS encoding DUF2286 domain-containing protein, producing the protein METIVIRAEYGKVVESSVVEGDLYKVVKEEARQALEEWQPAASDFVIARDFREVEIKLPINPDLYDRLRDMGVPLSRSGGKAYATIPIVLISFDSEMISEEEYQEKKIYIIAPYIDEGFKLELEKEAATLTSPREAPEGISEL
- a CDS encoding phosphoadenosine phosphosulfate reductase family protein yields the protein MARSRGPDAWPVRGETYWCQELNIPMVGRECPDGGRGQFVNVTDPGDVRPAFSYDLKRLEDGYRFETGSLNGFDMLRGYSVVVFNKVPFMDLMYEVVADGRIIGRLYWDPQVEHWRFRFSYPGIARVWHLEPLPRIKVNGSAKTLKRKWIYENTLGLPPGAQVAFEDVEGEPLGIGYVHPESGKVKVHTIFWRRPEPYASKRRSTWSDVIKANDYYLYYHSARAVKFIHVMNEKVNKPVIVSYSGGKDSLAALNLTLEAGIKPYVLFNDTGIELPETRESVARIVEEKGLELLVADAGDAFWRAVEAIGPPGKDYRWCCKVTKLAPLSRLLQERFPDGALNIVGQRAYESLDRARSPRVWRNRWLPQILNISPIQYWTQLLVWLYIWSRRLPYNPLYERGFDRIGCFMCPAAFTAEYRHVEETHPDLWRKWEGVLWRWAERIGLEGPSATLWVRKGLWRWLTPAPQKGRLARRIGLNIGDWKSYYKKWLRPSLKYFAYGEGARAELDEPLPVESIEDQYTVLGSFKVESRREDEIVLKGPSRVKVVFTGDRIEVEGAKGVLARELALDTLKLAFRWYACAGCKACEASCPTGAIKVVREGDGYRPIVDEATCIHCKLCLDNCPLADVTVERIYSALALGEPTAWRRAGRRSRESVIRRYLELKGYKIPSSDAKMVDEDTLTMPPGLAMEEEGNG